A window of the Planktothrix tepida PCC 9214 genome harbors these coding sequences:
- the mnmA gene encoding tRNA 2-thiouridine(34) synthase MnmA yields the protein MSKVVVGLSGGVDSSAAAALLHNQGYEVVGLTLWLMKGKGQCCSEGMVDAASICEQLGIPHHIVDSRELFQTYIVDYLVDGYRDGITPLPCSQCNRAVKFGPMLNYAREQLGIDRIATGHYARINYDETRDRYQLKRAVDRNKDQSYFLYDLTQDLLAGTLFPLGEVLKTETRKIASQYNLKTADKPESQDLCLVEANGSMQAFLDKYITGKKGDIVDTTGKVLGHHEGIHHYTIGQRKGLGISAPNPLYVVGIDAGRNQVIVGDRDSAVQTECLIKRVNWVSISPPDTPIRAEVQIRYRSQPQPVTVVPLNSPEAEELDPNIGSCVKLIFDEPIFGITPGQAAVWYDGDLVLGGGIIEQQK from the coding sequence ATGAGCAAAGTTGTTGTTGGTCTTTCCGGTGGAGTCGATAGTTCCGCCGCCGCCGCCTTGTTACACAACCAAGGCTATGAGGTGGTGGGGTTAACCCTGTGGCTAATGAAGGGAAAAGGACAATGCTGTTCTGAAGGAATGGTGGATGCAGCGTCTATTTGTGAACAATTAGGAATTCCCCATCATATTGTTGATAGTCGAGAGTTATTTCAAACCTATATTGTAGACTATCTGGTGGATGGATATCGAGACGGAATTACACCCTTACCTTGTTCTCAATGTAACCGCGCGGTGAAGTTTGGGCCGATGTTAAATTATGCCCGTGAACAGTTAGGAATTGATCGGATTGCAACGGGTCATTATGCTAGAATTAACTATGATGAAACTCGCGATCGCTATCAATTAAAACGAGCCGTAGACCGCAATAAAGATCAATCTTATTTTTTATACGACCTCACCCAAGATTTACTCGCTGGAACGCTATTTCCCTTGGGAGAAGTCCTCAAAACTGAAACCCGTAAAATTGCCAGTCAATATAACTTAAAAACCGCCGATAAACCCGAAAGCCAAGATTTATGTTTAGTGGAAGCCAATGGTTCCATGCAAGCGTTCTTGGATAAATATATTACCGGGAAAAAAGGCGATATTGTTGATACAACGGGGAAAGTTTTAGGACACCATGAAGGCATTCATCATTATACCATTGGACAACGAAAAGGATTAGGAATTTCTGCCCCCAATCCGTTATATGTTGTGGGAATTGATGCAGGTCGAAATCAAGTCATTGTTGGGGATAGAGATAGTGCTGTTCAAACAGAATGTCTGATTAAACGAGTCAATTGGGTGTCGATTTCACCACCCGATACCCCCATTCGCGCCGAAGTGCAAATTCGTTATCGGTCACAACCTCAACCCGTTACCGTTGTTCCCCTTAATTCCCCAGAAGCAGAAGAACTTGATCCCAATATTGGGTCTTGCGTTAAACTCATTTTTGATGAACCTATCTTTGGGATTACTCCGGGTCAAGCCGCCGTTTGGTATGACGGAGATTTAGTCTTAGGAGGGGGAATTATTGAACAGCAAAAATAA
- a CDS encoding SPOR domain-containing protein, which translates to MSVYSIVIQKKTNGLINFLLKIPLFSTLMLLGGYGWIANPVLAEQRYGVYVNGESPLLLEVVQQVQPGAMMQRYNNRSIIDLGIYFNQSEAQQLIETLKQQGVQGNIINFKTGEDFNNPVTVNPMIIPLDQTDVKVITTSIPPGQVPVTTDLGLYQVFVSPTTTSLSAVRRLSPNARTLTYQGQSVIQAGSFVNLSNANQLQQNLALAGISSTIINSTAQLQAFLASIPTVPNVVPTQPNFNLGLGNTNGYFILIPSQRNQLVAMAQNIVALGVPSQSVQMQQAASNPFVAVGPFANQQLAQQWENYLKSSGLPRATIYFGR; encoded by the coding sequence ATGTCAGTCTATTCTATTGTAATACAGAAAAAAACAAATGGGTTGATCAATTTTTTATTGAAAATTCCCCTATTTTCTACCCTAATGCTATTGGGGGGATATGGATGGATAGCCAACCCCGTTTTAGCCGAACAACGCTATGGGGTTTATGTCAATGGGGAGAGTCCTTTATTATTAGAAGTGGTGCAACAAGTTCAACCCGGAGCGATGATGCAACGCTATAATAATCGTAGCATTATTGATCTAGGAATTTATTTTAATCAAAGTGAAGCTCAACAACTGATTGAAACCTTAAAACAACAAGGCGTTCAAGGAAATATTATTAACTTTAAAACCGGAGAAGATTTTAATAATCCGGTAACGGTAAATCCGATGATTATTCCCCTAGACCAAACAGATGTAAAAGTGATTACCACTTCTATTCCTCCCGGTCAAGTTCCCGTGACAACAGACTTGGGATTATATCAAGTTTTTGTGAGTCCAACAACTACTTCTTTAAGTGCTGTGCGCCGACTTTCTCCGAATGCCAGAACTTTAACTTATCAAGGGCAATCTGTGATTCAAGCGGGAAGTTTTGTTAATTTGTCGAATGCCAATCAACTCCAACAAAATTTGGCTTTAGCTGGAATTTCTTCGACTATTATTAATAGTACAGCGCAATTACAAGCGTTTTTAGCGAGTATTCCGACTGTTCCCAATGTTGTACCAACTCAGCCTAATTTTAATTTGGGTTTAGGCAATACCAACGGTTATTTTATTTTAATTCCTAGTCAACGGAATCAACTGGTTGCTATGGCTCAAAATATTGTGGCGTTGGGAGTTCCTTCTCAAAGTGTTCAGATGCAACAAGCCGCTTCTAATCCTTTCGTTGCTGTTGGCCCCTTTGCTAATCAACAGTTAGCACAACAATGGGAAAATTACCTCAAAAGTTCAGGATTACCTCGTGCTACGATTTATTTTGGGAGATAA
- a CDS encoding bifunctional ADP-dependent NAD(P)H-hydrate dehydratase/NAD(P)H-hydrate epimerase, with protein MNSEIRSEKIQQIVVTAEQMRTIENRIFSAGMPVAALMEKVALKITQRLQKFLSENSITSSNKIGILVGPGHNGGDGLVVARELYFLGYPIIIYSPFSKRKELTEAHANYAVSLGIPVSSNIEELQTCDVLIDGLFGFGLERPIAGELANAIDTINTGNKWVISIDLPSGIHTDTGEILGTAIRADLTLCLGLWKQAFLQEVGLDYIGIAELIDFDIPLTDIQEILGKSPFLNRITSSTAIQTLPLPRSANSHKYKNGHLLIIAGSKQYTGAAILAGLGARASGIGMLSIAVPNSIKSLLSSTLPEALIIGCPETENGAILKLPEDIDLRRYQTIACGPGLTPEAHLIVETILTANCPIILDADALNILSKLNPFFTLSSRQSTTIITPHLGEFKRLFPELIELEKNKINLAKQAAELTQTIIVLKGARTCIATPNQVWINPDSTPALGRGGSGDVLTGLLGGLLPPIILAEKPVESIVNSAVWWHSQAGILAAKERTELGVDAYTLTQYLIPALRQFIKTNS; from the coding sequence ATGAATTCTGAAATAAGATCCGAAAAAATTCAACAAATTGTTGTTACCGCAGAACAAATGCGAACTATTGAAAATCGGATTTTTTCTGCGGGAATGCCTGTGGCTGCGTTAATGGAAAAAGTGGCTCTTAAAATTACCCAACGCTTACAGAAGTTTTTATCGGAAAACTCAATAACCTCCTCAAATAAAATCGGGATATTAGTAGGGCCAGGACATAACGGTGGTGATGGGTTAGTTGTCGCTAGAGAATTATATTTTCTAGGGTATCCTATTATTATTTATAGCCCTTTTTCTAAACGAAAAGAATTAACCGAGGCTCATGCTAACTATGCCGTTAGTTTAGGAATTCCAGTTTCTTCTAATATTGAAGAATTACAAACCTGTGATGTTTTAATCGATGGCTTATTTGGATTTGGTTTAGAACGACCTATCGCTGGAGAACTTGCTAACGCTATTGATACCATTAACACTGGGAATAAATGGGTTATTAGTATTGATTTACCATCGGGAATTCATACCGATACGGGAGAAATATTAGGAACCGCAATTCGCGCTGATTTAACTCTCTGTTTGGGTTTATGGAAACAAGCCTTTTTACAAGAGGTCGGATTAGATTATATTGGAATAGCAGAACTGATTGATTTTGATATTCCCTTAACAGATATTCAAGAAATTTTAGGGAAATCTCCCTTTTTAAATCGTATCACTTCCTCAACAGCAATTCAGACTTTACCCCTCCCCCGTTCTGCCAATTCCCATAAATATAAAAATGGTCATTTATTAATCATAGCAGGTTCAAAACAATATACCGGAGCCGCTATTTTAGCCGGACTGGGAGCCAGAGCAAGCGGGATTGGAATGTTATCCATTGCTGTTCCGAATTCGATTAAATCCTTACTCAGTTCGACATTACCCGAAGCCTTAATTATCGGTTGTCCTGAAACGGAAAATGGAGCCATTCTCAAACTTCCAGAAGATATCGATTTAAGGCGGTATCAAACTATTGCCTGTGGCCCTGGATTAACCCCAGAAGCTCACCTTATTGTTGAAACGATTTTAACAGCAAATTGTCCGATTATTTTAGATGCAGATGCTCTTAATATTTTATCTAAACTCAATCCCTTTTTTACCCTATCTTCTCGTCAATCTACCACGATTATAACCCCCCATTTAGGAGAATTTAAACGTTTGTTCCCTGAATTAATAGAATTAGAAAAAAATAAAATTAATTTAGCGAAACAAGCTGCTGAATTAACCCAAACCATTATTGTCTTAAAAGGGGCAAGAACCTGTATTGCTACCCCAAATCAAGTTTGGATTAATCCTGATAGTACCCCGGCTTTAGGTCGAGGGGGAAGCGGTGACGTTTTAACGGGATTATTAGGAGGGCTGTTACCCCCTATTATTTTAGCGGAAAAACCTGTAGAATCAATTGTTAATAGTGCAGTTTGGTGGCATTCTCAAGCTGGAATTTTAGCAGCAAAAGAACGCACGGAATTAGGGGTTGATGCCTATACCTTAACGCAATATTTAATTCCCGCTTTAAGGCAATTTATAAAAACAAACTCATAG
- a CDS encoding M23 family metallopeptidase encodes MKLQIIEHTVFKLHPVTAEAISYNEKIGVHCDTIFEIESYSEAEENHLKVNFLSPKPKNMTTWFVLSHQVKLLENDEELTTSRSVSSASFAASNSEWIWPMTGTSMGSRAEFGYARGRLHAGVDIGGYTPDECYAASDGVVDYIKNDCSGAEGRAIYIKRSDGWEHVYFHLQSIRVKVGQNITKGQWIGVRGGSGFGYEGLEIDGGGYSIHLHFEVRQPNGESINPRSILPNDGSVPIVG; translated from the coding sequence ATGAAATTACAAATTATAGAACATACGGTTTTTAAACTTCATCCCGTTACTGCTGAAGCTATCTCTTATAACGAAAAAATAGGGGTTCATTGTGATACAATCTTTGAAATCGAAAGTTATTCTGAAGCAGAAGAAAACCATTTAAAGGTTAATTTCTTATCTCCAAAACCCAAAAATATGACCACTTGGTTTGTTCTTTCTCATCAAGTTAAACTTTTAGAAAATGATGAAGAATTAACCACCTCTCGTTCAGTTTCTTCGGCTTCCTTTGCTGCTTCTAATTCCGAGTGGATATGGCCGATGACAGGAACCAGTATGGGGTCAAGGGCAGAATTTGGTTATGCGAGAGGCAGACTTCATGCAGGAGTTGATATTGGCGGATATACACCCGATGAATGTTATGCTGCCAGTGATGGTGTTGTGGATTATATTAAAAATGATTGCAGTGGTGCAGAAGGTCGGGCAATTTATATTAAACGTTCCGATGGTTGGGAACACGTTTATTTTCATTTACAATCGATTCGGGTTAAAGTGGGTCAAAATATTACCAAAGGTCAATGGATAGGGGTGCGAGGAGGTTCAGGGTTTGGTTATGAAGGATTAGAAATTGATGGCGGAGGCTATTCCATTCATCTGCATTTTGAAGTCCGTCAACCTAATGGCGAATCTATTAATCCTCGTTCTATTTTACCCAATGATGGCAGTGTTCCGATTGTAGGTTAA
- a CDS encoding NUDIX hydrolase, with product MIQVSLAILYREGKFLFQLRDNIPGIIHPGVWGLFGGHLEGEETPELCLKRELIEEIGYQVSDLVLFKEYGDSLVNRFVFYAPLTVDLSQLVLNEGWDMGLLTTENIKAGECYSHKAGMVRLIGTPHQRILLDFITQKLI from the coding sequence ATGATTCAAGTTTCTTTGGCAATTCTTTATCGAGAAGGAAAGTTTTTATTTCAATTGCGAGATAATATTCCTGGAATTATTCATCCGGGGGTTTGGGGATTATTTGGCGGACATTTGGAAGGGGAAGAAACGCCAGAATTGTGCTTGAAACGAGAATTAATTGAAGAAATTGGTTATCAAGTTTCTGATTTAGTTCTGTTTAAAGAGTATGGTGATTCTCTGGTTAATCGTTTTGTTTTTTATGCTCCTTTAACGGTTGATTTAAGCCAATTAGTCTTAAATGAAGGATGGGATATGGGTTTGTTAACCACCGAGAATATTAAAGCTGGAGAATGTTATTCTCACAAAGCAGGAATGGTGAGGTTAATTGGAACTCCTCATCAAAGGATTTTGTTAGATTTTATCACTCAGAAGTTAATTTAA
- the folD gene encoding bifunctional methylenetetrahydrofolate dehydrogenase/methenyltetrahydrofolate cyclohydrolase FolD: MDNLLDGKSTAKKIQAELQEQVQTWEAKVGRPPGLAVIMVGDNPASAVYVRNKEQACAKVGIASFGQHFPAETTQEELTQTIHTLNQNQQVDGILVQLPLPPHLDAVGLLYEIDPQKDADGLHPENLGRLARGEKGLRSCTPAGVMRLFEEYNIELKGKHAVVLGRSILVGKPMALMLLEADCTVTIAHSKTKDLAKVTRDADIVVGAVGRPQMITADFVKPGAIVIDVGINKITDANGKSRLVGDVDFNSVQPIAQYITPVPGGIGPMTVAMLLQNTFWSYLETVRG, from the coding sequence ATGGATAATCTATTAGACGGTAAATCTACAGCGAAAAAAATCCAAGCTGAACTTCAAGAACAAGTCCAAACGTGGGAAGCGAAAGTAGGGCGTCCTCCCGGTTTGGCGGTAATTATGGTGGGAGATAACCCAGCCAGTGCGGTGTATGTTCGCAATAAAGAACAAGCTTGTGCTAAGGTCGGTATTGCTTCCTTTGGTCAACATTTTCCCGCAGAAACTACTCAAGAAGAACTTACCCAAACGATTCATACCTTGAATCAAAATCAACAGGTCGATGGAATTTTAGTGCAGTTACCTTTACCTCCCCATTTAGATGCTGTTGGGTTATTGTATGAAATTGATCCCCAAAAAGATGCTGATGGTTTACACCCAGAAAATTTAGGACGGTTAGCTAGGGGGGAAAAGGGGTTAAGAAGTTGTACTCCCGCCGGAGTTATGCGACTATTTGAAGAGTATAATATTGAGTTAAAAGGCAAACACGCCGTTGTTTTGGGTCGTAGTATTTTAGTGGGAAAACCGATGGCGTTGATGCTCTTAGAAGCAGATTGTACCGTAACAATTGCCCATTCAAAAACGAAAGATTTAGCAAAAGTTACCCGTGATGCTGATATTGTAGTGGGAGCCGTTGGACGTCCGCAAATGATCACGGCGGATTTTGTGAAACCGGGTGCTATTGTTATCGATGTTGGGATTAATAAAATAACCGATGCTAACGGTAAATCTCGCCTGGTCGGGGATGTGGATTTTAATAGTGTTCAACCCATCGCCCAATATATTACCCCAGTTCCCGGCGGTATTGGCCCCATGACCGTTGCGATGTTATTACAAAATACCTTCTGGAGTTATTTGGAAACAGTCAGGGGTTGA
- a CDS encoding phenylacetate--CoA ligase family protein, with protein sequence MQIATRFEQIFYDSFQGDQCRTLAVICFTLGTWVGGLYTTACCRHLATKGYPITVITPGNQKTEIFRVIRELGEQFEQVVLLGYPPFIKDVIDTGIAEGIEWQKYHVKLVFAGEVFSEEWRSLLGERVGSTQPYYDSASLYGTADAGVLGNETPLSICIRRFLAEHPDIAKQLFGESRLPTLVQYDPKSRFFEVQKQEDSTTGTLLFSGDNGIPLIRYHIADQGGIIQFQEMLDFLKQYNFDPISELQKLGNRGIHQLPFVFVFGRSQFVISYFGANIYPENVTVGLEQPLIKEWVTGKFVMSVIEDSDQNRFLSVVVELAPGVEETEDKKEAIATSILTQLKRLNSEFANYVPPEYQTPQITLKLTGDPEYFPLGVKHRYTRKQ encoded by the coding sequence TTGCAAATTGCCACTCGGTTTGAACAGATTTTTTATGATAGTTTTCAAGGGGATCAATGTCGGACTTTAGCAGTTATTTGTTTTACCTTGGGAACCTGGGTTGGCGGACTGTATACAACGGCTTGTTGTCGTCATTTAGCCACAAAAGGCTATCCCATTACGGTTATTACCCCTGGAAACCAAAAAACCGAAATTTTTCGAGTGATTCGAGAATTAGGGGAACAGTTTGAGCAGGTGGTTTTATTAGGCTATCCTCCGTTTATTAAAGATGTTATTGATACGGGAATTGCTGAAGGCATAGAATGGCAAAAGTATCACGTTAAATTGGTTTTTGCAGGAGAGGTTTTTAGTGAAGAATGGCGCAGTTTATTGGGGGAACGAGTTGGCTCAACACAACCCTATTATGATTCAGCAAGCTTATATGGAACAGCAGATGCAGGCGTTTTAGGAAATGAAACCCCGTTAAGTATTTGTATTCGTCGGTTTTTAGCAGAACATCCAGACATTGCTAAACAATTATTTGGAGAATCTCGATTACCGACTTTAGTGCAATATGACCCCAAAAGTCGATTTTTTGAAGTCCAAAAGCAGGAAGATTCGACAACGGGAACCTTATTATTTTCAGGAGATAATGGCATTCCTTTAATCCGTTATCATATTGCGGATCAAGGTGGAATTATTCAATTTCAGGAGATGTTAGACTTTTTAAAACAATATAATTTTGACCCTATTTCAGAATTACAGAAATTAGGAAATCGAGGTATTCATCAATTACCGTTTGTATTTGTGTTTGGGCGATCGCAATTTGTAATATCCTATTTTGGTGCAAATATTTATCCTGAAAATGTTACTGTAGGGTTAGAACAACCTTTAATAAAAGAGTGGGTAACGGGTAAATTTGTCATGTCTGTGATAGAAGATTCTGATCAAAATCGATTTCTATCAGTGGTGGTAGAATTAGCTCCCGGTGTTGAAGAAACAGAGGATAAAAAAGAAGCGATCGCCACTTCTATTTTAACTCAATTAAAGCGCCTCAATAGCGAATTTGCTAATTATGTACCCCCTGAATATCAAACCCCTCAAATTACCCTCAAATTAACCGGAGATCCTGAATATTTTCCCCTAGGAGTAAAACATCGTTACACCCGGAAACAGTAG